In Sphaeramia orbicularis chromosome 12, fSphaOr1.1, whole genome shotgun sequence, the following proteins share a genomic window:
- the LOC115429436 gene encoding zinc finger protein 184-like isoform X1, producing the protein MDSGVLTAISKGDPLPLASLHLLVPPFQLISASMWQVLKNQDVINYWKVAEFVSLVVDMVPELLMYKHRTQLNLGLRAKYILELCRSEQHVEPDFILSHLEKISPQHTAVTDMKESEEEEAAAHFLELIQTLLKNTDDRRDFFLEVFPAEFGPQYEGDLQMLFWEFLCRLGQLLPVPDLEQTISWLGGESSVLKDGVYSVFEPTHMKNLLQHHKHLGHLEQHVPPSSMGNSILSSLSAAHSNRQTKPSDCESDPLQGLSEDTQPVTFVDDVAVEIITVTDYAEVELGANTDIEVVIGENFERTDSSTAAEHTLVVLPEEMTRNGEEGDAAEEKPLSGLTNTFHPEVKDDSLSSQNKISLGPHDCPDCEKKFKFASSLIAHRVIHTGERPHQCNECGRCFSFRQSLDRHRHTHKTGRRYDCIICGESFLSLSARTEHKQMHMKDGVYTCQQCHKKFSWELALARHIKTHIEQNANKSTEESEEGKEVVLTEENVVKALAPSETDCKVQADDTEVQRKECCISGTGGMAPQLVNEVISLVKVRTSGRKRKPTMKIQVINLQKSITSKRKMELAKTNPPVLKPLPFNSAEHSYGTPMVSPKEGDEGSVTEDSSAAFSCPKCSYFHPEEEHVQQHIDKAHSAEAEDDKSSIQALTDEDGRFGCPDCDKSFKFQSLLKAHQRIHTGEQPFLCSQCGRRFSFKQSLERHKQTHKSGRKFECLICGEFFKSLVAQREHKSTHMENGEYLCSECGRAFAWKSALVRHLKTHGEDTDKAERLYKCPHCEQGFSCASYLSRHLQTHQEEKVHTCNCGKSFAYRAALTAHQRIHQKERPHVCAQCGKGFLYRGGLLSHMKIHSQEMPFMCSFCGKSFKRERNMKKHERCHTRENVFSCSQCDKSFVYKATLIRHELTHSGERPYLCSDCGKGFFSHAELLKHERFHTGHKPFQCPHCGKKFTQSCYLTIHLRYHTGVRPYSCSECDKSFLSANRLKRHQRTHSGEKPYLCVECGKGFRQSYHLKMHQRTHAIKLT; encoded by the exons ATGGACTCGGGTGTCCTCACGGCCATTTCGAAAG GAGACCCTCTACCTCTGGCCTCACTGCACCTCCTGGTTCCTCCTTTTCAGCTAATATCAGCTTCCATGTGGCAAGTTCTGAAGAATCAAGATGTCATTAACTACTGGAAAGTGGCTGAATTTGTCTCTCTGGTGGTGGACATGGTCCCAGAGCTGCTCATGTACAAACACAGGACACAACTTAACCTGGGTTTAAGAGCAAAG TATATTCTTGAATTGTGTCGAAGTGAACAACATGTGGAACCTGACTTCATCCTATCTCACCTGGAAAAGATCAGTCCACAACATACAGCTGTGACAGAT ATGAAAGAATCAGAGGAGGAAGAAGCAGCAGCTCACTTTCTGGAGTTGATTCAGACTCTCCTAAAAAACACAGATGACAGACGAGACTTTTTCTTG GAGGTCTTCCCAGCAGAGTTTGGACCACAATATGAAGGTGATCTGCAGATGCTGTTTTGGGAGTTTCTCTGTCGACTAGGTCAGCTGTTGCCAGTTCCTGATCTTGAACAG ACTATTTCTTGGCTTGGAGGTGAATCCTCTGTCCTGAAGGATGGTGTATATTCTGTGTTTGAACCCACACACATGAAGAATTTGCTCCAGCACCACAAACACCTTGGACATTTGGAGCAGCATG TTCCTCCCTCCAGCATGGGAAACAGCATCCTGTCTTCTCTCTCTGCAGCTCActccaacagacagacaaaaccttCAGACTGCGAGTCAGATCCACTGCAGGGCCTCAGTGAGGACACACAACCTGTAACATTTGTAGATGATGTAGCAGTTGAAATCATCACAGTGACAGATTATGCAGAGGTAGAACTTGGTGCAAACACTGACATAGAAGTGGTGATAGGGGAAAATTTCGAGAGAACCGATTCTAGCACAGCAGCTGAGCACACATTGGTAGTGCTTCCTGAAGAGATGACCAGGAATGGGGAAGAAGGTGATGCTGCAGAGGAAAAACCATTAAGTGGTCTGACAAATACTTTCCACCCAGAGGTGAAGGATGACTCCCTGTCATCACAAAACAAAATCTCTTTGGGACCACACGACTGCCCAGACTGTGAAAAGAAATTCAAGTTTGCCTCTTCGCTAATTGCCCACAGGGTTATTCACACAGGTGAACGCCCCCACCAGTGCAATGAGTGTGGCCGCTGTTTTTCCTTCAGGCAGTCTCTTGACAGGCACAGACACACTCACAAAACAGGGCGTAGGTATGATTGCATTATATGTGGAGAATCCTTCCTCTCCCTGTCAGCCCGCACAGAGCACAAGCAAATGCACATGAAAGATGGAGTCTACACATGCCAACAGTGCCATAAGAAATTCAGCTGGGAGCTGGCACTTGCGAGACACATAAAAACTCACATAGAGCAAAATGCAAACAAGTCCACAGAGGAGAGTGAAGAGGGAAAAGAGGTGGTTTTGACTGAAGAAAATGTAGTCAAAGCTCTTGCACCTTCAGAAACTGACTGTAAGGTACAGGCAGATGATACAGAGGTACAGAGAAAGGAGTGTTGCATCTCGGGGACTGGAGGAATGGCCCCTCAACTTGTCAATGAAGTCATTTCCTTGGTCAAGGTTCGCACAAGTGGTCGCAAACGCAAACCAACCATGAAGATCCAAGTAATAAATTTGCAAAAGAGCATCACCAGTAAGAGAAAGATGGAACTGGCCAAAACAAACCCACCTGTGCTGAAACCATTACCTTTTAATAG TGCAGAGCATTCCTATGGTACTCCCATGGTCTCACCAAAGGAAGGTGATGAAG GTTCCGTGACTGAAGACTCATCTGCTGCGTTTTCCTGTCCTAAGTGCTcctatttccatccagaggaagAGCATGTCCAGCAGCATATTGACAAGGCCcactctgctgaggctgaggaTGACAAATCATCCATACAGGCCCTTACAGATGAAGACGGACGTTTCGGTTGTCCTGACTGTGACAAAAGCTTCAAGTTTCAGTCTTTACTCAAAGCCCATCAGCGTATCCACACAGGTGAGCAGCCGTTCCTCtgctcccagtgtggacggcgtTTCTCTTTCAAACAGTCACTGGAGAGGCACAAGCAGACGCACAAGTCAGGACGCAAGTTTGAGTGTTTGATCTGTGGGGAGTTCTTCAAGTCCCTGGTGGCTCAGAGGGAGCATAAGAGCACCCACATGGAGAACGGTGAGTACCTATGTTCCGAGTGTGGCCGGGCCTTCGCGTGGAAGTCTGCATTAGTGAGGCACCTGAAGACTCACGGTGAAGACACTGACAAGGCAGAGCGTTTGTACAAATGCCCGCACTGTGAGCAGGGCTTCAGCTGTGCCAGCTACCTCAGCAGGCATCTCCAGACTCATCAGGAAGAAAAAGTGCACACATGCAACTGTGGAAAGAGTTTTGCCTACCGAGCTGCTCTCACAGCACACCAACGCATCCATCAAAAAGAGCGGCCTCATGTTTGCGCACAATGTGGCAAAGGATTCCTCTACCGGGGCGGTCTGCTGAGCCACATGAAGATACATTCACAGGAAATGCCCTTCATGTGTTCCTTCTGTGGCAAGAGCTTCAAGAGAGAACGCAACATGAAGAAGCATGAGCGTTGCCACACCAGGGAAAACGTCTTTAGCTGCTCGCAGTGTGACAAAAGTTTTGTCTACAAGGCAACGTTAATCAGACATGAGCTGACACATTCAGGTGAGAGGCCTTACCTCTGCTCCGACTGTGGGAAAGGCTTTTTTTCCCATGCTGAACTTCTGAAGCATGAACGTTTCCACACTGGCCACAAGCCTTTCCAGTGCCCCCACTGTGGCAAGAAGTTCACTCAGTCCTGCTACCTAACCATCCACCTGCGCTACCACACTGGAGTCCGCCCATACTCCTGCTCTGAGTGTGACAAGAGCTTCCTTAGTGCCAACCGCCTGAAAAGACACCAAAGAACACATTCAGGTGAAAAACCATACCTGTGTGTAGAATGTGGCAAAGGGTTCCGGCAGTCCTATCATCTCAAAATGCATCAAAGGACACATGCCATAAAGCTAACATAA